The DNA sequence TCCGGTGGCATGACTGGCGGCGCGAAAGTATCGCGTACGTCACCGTCGAGCTGGAGGCCAACGCGATCGCGAACTTTCACCTGAACTGGCTCTCTCCAGTGAAACTCCGCCGGACGCTGATCGGAGGCAGCCGGAAGATGGTGGTCTATGACCATCTCGATGTCGAGAACCAGGTCAAGATCTTCGATAAGGGCGTCGATCTTCTCGATAACGACGAAGAACGATACAAAGTTCTCGTGCAATACCGTACAGGCGACCTCCTCGTCCCCAAAGTGGATCAGACCGAGCCGCTGGAAATCGCGTGCCGTCATTTCATCGAGTGCATTCAAACCGGAGCAACACCCCTTACAGATGGCGTCGCCGGAACAGAGGTCGTCGAACTGTTGGAAGCAGCTGAAGACTCCATGAAGAAAGAAAGGATCGGAACACAGATATGGCAACCGGAAGCAATAAGAATACCTGTGCCTGCCGGCGCATAGCGCCTGACGTCCGGGTCGGATCCGGCGTCAAGATCTACGACTTCGTGAATCTGTATGGCTGCACGATCGGCGATCGAACAAAGATTGGAACATTTGTCGAAATTCAGAAGGGCGCGACTGTCGGGCCTGACTGCAAGATCTCCAGCCACACCTTCATCTGTGAGGGCGTGACCATCGAGGACCGCGTATTCGTTGGACACAACGTTGTCTTTATCAATGACCGGTATCCACGCGCGACAACTCCGGACGGGGCGATGCAAACCGACTCGGACTGGAAAGTTCAAAACACGCTCGTCCGAAGCGGAGCTTCCATTGGAAGCGGCAGCGTCATCCTGTGCAACGTGACGATCGGACAGAATGCAATCGTAGGCGCCGGAAGCGTCGTCACCAAAGACGTGCCTGCAAACGCCATCGTTGCGGGTGTTCCCGCTCGACTGGTGCGATATGTCAACGAATCCTGCCTGAAAAACCCAGAGAAACTGAAAGAAGCCGCATAAGGAAAACACAACATGAGGAGTGGAGGTTCTGCATTTCCCGCGTGGAAGCGTGGGATGGACATTCTGCTGTCTTCGCTTGGACTCGTTTTGCTCTCTCCGGTTTTGCTGGCCGTCACAGTGATCATAAGAATCGTTTCACCGGGGCCGGCGTTTTTGAAACAAGAACGGATCGGGCTCTACAAAAAGCCGTTCCGGCTGTGGAAATTCCGAACAATGCGGGTCGGGGCGGACTCCGCTGCCCATCAGAATCACCTGCGGGACCTGATTGCATCGAATACGCCGATGGTCAAACTCGACGCCGCCAGCGACCCGCGCGTCTTTCCTTTCGGAAAACTTTTGCGGCGCACGTGCCTGGATGAACTGCCCCAGTTGATCAACGTTTTCCGCGGCGAGATGAGCCTGGTGGGACCGCGCCCCTGCATGCCGTATGAAGTGCAGCACTACCAGGAATGGCAGAAAAAGCGCTTTCAGGCGATGCCCGGTATGACCGGCCTGTGGCAGGTCAGCGGAAAAAACAAAACGACGTTCACGGAAATGGTCCGGCTCGACATTGCTTACCTGGAAAGCGTGTCCTTCCCGCTGGATCTGAAAATAATCTGCAGAACCATCCCGGCCATCGCTTCCGATCCCTTGTGGGCAGCTGCCGTGAGGAGGAAAGCGAATGCCCAATAATCGCTATCTCCTCATTACCGCTGCCAGGAACGAGGAAGCCTACATCCGCAAGACGCTCGAGTCCGTCGTCAGCCAGACGCAATGGCCGGTCCGCTGGTTGATCGTCAGTGATGGTTCCACGGATCGCACGGATGAATTGGTTCTGGAGTTCGCCCTGCGTTACGACTTCATCCAGTTGCTCCACCTTGAAAACGGCAGCACGCGTTCATTCTCGAGCAAAGCATTTGCGCTGAATGCCGGCTACGATGCAATCAAGCACCTTGCATTTGATTGGCTGGGCTTTCTCGACGCCGACATTTCCCTCCCCGCCAACTACTACGAAGTATTGATGACGATGTTCAATACGCAGCCCGACCTGGGTTTGGCCGGAGGTACGATCGTCGAAAACCGCAATGGACAGTGGGAGGTTCGTGCGAGTCATTCGCTGACCGACGTTGGCGGACAGATGCAGCTATTCAGGCGCAAGTGCTACGACGACGTAGGGCAGTTTGTTCCCCTGCAGTGGGGCGGAGAGGATACCGTCGCGAATTTCCTGGCGCGCAGGCGGGGCTGGCAGGTGCATGTGTTCCACGACCTTCGCGTCTGCCATCACCGCCAAACAGGGACGGAGGGCGCCACTGTCTGCCGCGCAAGGTTCCGCAACGGCCTGTGTGATTACTACCTCGGGTATCACCCCATATTTGAACTTGCGAAATGCTTTCGCAGGCTGTTCGAACCCCCTTGGGGAATCGGAAGCCTGCTTCGCTTTTGCGGCTATACCTGGCCGGTCCTTCTCCAGCAGAAACCGTCGATGTCTGCCGATTTCGTGCGCTATATCAGGCGCCGCCAGATCCAGAAACTGCTGCTGCGCGCCGGAGGAGATGCATGAACGTCACCCGCATCAATCCCCTGGAAGATCGGCGATGGAGCCTGTTGGTTCAGACGCATCCCCAAGCCTCGGTCTTTCACACACCGGCCTGGCTGGAATCGCTGCGGCGGACATACCGGTACGAACCTGTGGCTTATGTCCTGGAAGACAGCGGACATCTTTTCGCTGGAATCCCCTTCTGCTCGGTGAGCAGCGTGTTCACGGGCAGCCGTCTCGTGTCGCTGCCGTTTTCCGATCATTGCCAGCCCCTGGTTGCCGATGCCGCTCAATTCGAAATGCTGTTGGCTGCCGCGGAACGTGACGCCACGCGCCAAAGCCTGAAGTATTTGGAAGTCCGGCCACTGCCGGCCGGCTTGAACATGGAAACCATAGGAGCGCTGGGTCCAAACAATGCCGTGGTTGTTCACAAGCTGGACATCAGCCGGACCGAAGAGCAGTTGCTCGCGAGTTTTCATTCCGATTGCATCCGCCGCAAAATCGGAAAAGCCGATCGGGAGCATCTGCATTACGAAGAAGGCAGGTCTGAAAAGCTGCTCCTGCAGTTCTACTCCATGCTTCTCATGACCCGCCGCCGGCATGGACTCCCGCCTCAGCCGATGAAATGGTTCCGGAATCTGATGGAGTGCTTCGGCGAGAACTTGAAGATCTGCCTGGCATCGAAGGACGGAACGGCCATTGCCAGCATTCTCACACTCTCGTTCAACAAAACGCTCGTATACAAGTACGGCTGTTCCGATCCCCGTTACAACTCCGCCGCCGGCTCTGTCTTTCTGCTTTGGCAGGCTATCCGGCGCGCCAAAGCAGCCGGACTGACTGAAATGGACATGGGACGCAGCGACTACAGCACTCCAGGTCTCATTACTTTCAAGGATCGCTGGGGGGCGGCGCAGATACCGGTCAACTACTTCAGATCCGGCCCCAGGCGCAGGACGGCGACCGCCCCGAAATCCAAAATGAATGCGGCGGCGAAACGGCTGCTGACGATTGTTCCGGATTCGATGTTCAGCGCGTTGGGAGGATTACTTTACCGCCATGTCGGCTAATGTTCTCAGAGATCACTACCTGTGTCCGCAGAGTTACATTCTCGACATACCGTTCGATGCGGATCAGGTCATCGACAATTTGCGTATGGAACGGTACGCCAGTACAAAGCCAGGCTCCAGCCTTTGCCATCAGATAGCACGAAAGATTTACTACGGCCTTCGTCCGCTGATGGGTGTCGGCATTCGCAAGCATATTCAAAGAGCCTATTTGAACGGATGGAAGGATCTGACCTTTCCACATTGGCCTGTCGACCGGACCGTGGAGTCCATCCTTGAAAGCCTGGTGATGCTCTCCATCGAAACCGGAAGCCTGAAGGCAATGCCTTTTGCCTGGTTCTGGCCTTGGGGCT is a window from the Terriglobia bacterium genome containing:
- a CDS encoding acyltransferase, which gives rise to MATGSNKNTCACRRIAPDVRVGSGVKIYDFVNLYGCTIGDRTKIGTFVEIQKGATVGPDCKISSHTFICEGVTIEDRVFVGHNVVFINDRYPRATTPDGAMQTDSDWKVQNTLVRSGASIGSGSVILCNVTIGQNAIVGAGSVVTKDVPANAIVAGVPARLVRYVNESCLKNPEKLKEAA
- a CDS encoding sugar transferase — translated: MDILLSSLGLVLLSPVLLAVTVIIRIVSPGPAFLKQERIGLYKKPFRLWKFRTMRVGADSAAHQNHLRDLIASNTPMVKLDAASDPRVFPFGKLLRRTCLDELPQLINVFRGEMSLVGPRPCMPYEVQHYQEWQKKRFQAMPGMTGLWQVSGKNKTTFTEMVRLDIAYLESVSFPLDLKIICRTIPAIASDPLWAAAVRRKANAQ
- a CDS encoding glycosyltransferase family A protein gives rise to the protein MPNNRYLLITAARNEEAYIRKTLESVVSQTQWPVRWLIVSDGSTDRTDELVLEFALRYDFIQLLHLENGSTRSFSSKAFALNAGYDAIKHLAFDWLGFLDADISLPANYYEVLMTMFNTQPDLGLAGGTIVENRNGQWEVRASHSLTDVGGQMQLFRRKCYDDVGQFVPLQWGGEDTVANFLARRRGWQVHVFHDLRVCHHRQTGTEGATVCRARFRNGLCDYYLGYHPIFELAKCFRRLFEPPWGIGSLLRFCGYTWPVLLQQKPSMSADFVRYIRRRQIQKLLLRAGGDA
- a CDS encoding GNAT family N-acetyltransferase, producing the protein MNVTRINPLEDRRWSLLVQTHPQASVFHTPAWLESLRRTYRYEPVAYVLEDSGHLFAGIPFCSVSSVFTGSRLVSLPFSDHCQPLVADAAQFEMLLAAAERDATRQSLKYLEVRPLPAGLNMETIGALGPNNAVVVHKLDISRTEEQLLASFHSDCIRRKIGKADREHLHYEEGRSEKLLLQFYSMLLMTRRRHGLPPQPMKWFRNLMECFGENLKICLASKDGTAIASILTLSFNKTLVYKYGCSDPRYNSAAGSVFLLWQAIRRAKAAGLTEMDMGRSDYSTPGLITFKDRWGAAQIPVNYFRSGPRRRTATAPKSKMNAAAKRLLTIVPDSMFSALGGLLYRHVG